AGGTTGAACCCGTTTTTTTATACACTTTTTAAACAAGAGATGTGTCATAGCCATCTAGCGAAAGGAAAGCGCTTCCTCTTTTCGGTTCTACGGGAAGTTCAAATTGTGAAGATGGATGATGGTTACGATGCAAAATGACGGGACTTTTAAACGAAGTCCCGTCGTTTTGCATCATAACAACAATAAAGTTTAATACAACTATTTATTAAGTTGTCTGGAAACTGATTTGAATTTAAAATTTTAACATAAGTCTTACATAATCTTAACAAAAAATCTCCTTTCATCTGATATGCTCATTTTGGTTAAAACTATGAAATGAACACTTCGCTGGGAGAGTGAATCTATATGAAAAGAAGAAAGAAAGATTCTGTAAAGAAATTCTTACGAACATCATTAGCGGTAACGGTTTTATCCTCTACTGTTGTTTCATCTGAAGTTTTTGCTTCAGAAAATAAAGAAAAACAGAATAAGCAAAACCAGAATGCAAGTACAGTCAAGGTTCAATTGCTGGGGTTAAATGACCTGCATGGGCAAATCGATACCGTGACTAAACTAAAATTAGATGGTGAGAATGTGCTTGCCGGAAGTATGGAATACACGGCTGCGGCCATGAGACAGAGAGAGGCGGCAAATCCAAATACTCTTTTAGTACATACTGGTGATATGATTGGTGGAAGCCCGCTTGTTTCAGCAGCTTTCCAAGATGAGCCAACTGTTGAAGTGATGGAATCTATGGGGTTTGACGTAGGAACACTTGGAAACCATGAATTTGATGAAGGGATCGAAGAGTTGCATCGTATGATCGAGGGTGGGGACCATCCAAAAGGGGTTCCTGGATACGATGGAATGAATTTCCCAATCGTTGCGGCTAATGCGTTTGATACGGCAACAGGAGAATTAATCACAAAGCCTTATGTCGTTAAAAAAGCAGGCGGTAAGAAAATTGGATTCATCGGGGTCGTAACCCAGGAAACACCTAATATTATCGTAAGCAAAGGGAATGAAACCCTTAAAATTACGGATGAAGCTGAAGCCATCAACAAGTATGCGGAGAAATTGAAGAAAAAAGGCGTAGAGGCCATTGTGGTACTCGCTCATAATCCGACAACCCAGACGGGTAATAGTGATGCATTTGATGCGTCCAAAATCGCCGAGAATGTGGACGATGAAATAGATGTAATCTTTTCTGCCCATAACCATGCAAAAGTCAATAAAGTAGTCGACCGCAAGTTAATCGTGCAATCATATTCATACGGTTCAGCATTTTCTGATGTGGACCTTGAACTTGATCCAGTTTCTGGAGATGTCGTGAACAAGCAAGCCGAAATCGTGACCGTGTATCAAAAAGATTACACACCAGATGCGGAAGTTTCAACCATTATCAATAAGTACAAGGATTTAGTGGAACCCATTAAAGCGGAGGTGGTTGGGCATTCTTTAACTACGCTGTCTACCGCTAAAGCTTATACAGGGGATTATCGTGACCTGCCGCTGGGGAATTTGATTGCCGACGGAATGAAGGTAAATATGAATGCGGACTTTGCCCTTATGAACGGCGGCGGAGTGCGGGCGCAGCTTGACGCCGGGGAAGTAACATTTGGTGATTTATTCTCTATTCAGCCTTTTGGCAACGTGCTAAATAAAGTAACTGTAACAGGTGCTGATTTAGAAACGATATTAAATAACCAGCTCTCTCCTTCAGGATATGACTTCCATGTTGCTGGATTCAACTATACGTATGCGGTGGATGCCCAATCAAACACAGCAAAAGTTGTGGATATCACTCTTCCTGACGGAAGTAAAATTGATAAAACAAAAGAATATACCGTCGTCGTAAACAATTATATGTTTGGTAATGCAAAGTATGGCATCGCAGCTGTTTCCCGAGGTATGGAAGTAGGACCGGAAGATATCCAAGCAACGGTCGACTATGTCAAAACATTGCCTAGCCCATTTGAATACAAGCAAGAGGGACGTATTAAGGAAGTAACTCCAGTTGCGGCGGCTGCTCAATAATAACAATTAAATCTATCAAGAAGTTCTAAACTTAAAATAGATATAAAAGGAGAGCGGCTTTCACTGATCTGAACCCAAAAAGTTAGACACGAATTTTAAGCAGCTTCCTGGGCATGAGTCCGGTATTGAACCGGACTCATGCCTTTTAATTTTGCCTTGATCCGTTTGTGGTTGTAATAATGAATATACTTCTCTAATTCTTGCTTAAAGTGCTCCATACTTTCAAATTCTTTGAGGTAGAGTAATTCACTTTTTAATAAGCCAAAGAAACTCTCCATGGCTGCGTTATCTAAACAGTTACCTTTACGAGACATACTTTGGATAATCCCATGCTCCTTCAAGGCTTGTTGATACTGTTTCATCTGATAATGCCAGCCCTGATCCGAGTGAAGGACAGGGGAATCTCCATCTTTTAAGTGTTTAAAAGCCTTCGTCAACATCCTTGAAACAAGGGAATAAATAGGACGGTTTTCAAGGTGATAGGAAATAACTTCTCCGTTGTATAAATCAAGAATCGGGGATAAGTATAGCTTTTCACCATATAAATGGAATTCGGTTACATCCGTTACCCACTTTTCATTTGGTTTCATCGCCTCGAAATGGCGCTCCAGGATATTTGGGGCGATTTTCCCTATGCTGCCGCAGTAAGAGCGATATTTTTTCATGCGCACAAGACATTTCAACCCCATTTCCTCCATTAAGCGACGGACCGTTTTGTGATTTAATAAATAGCCTTTATTCCGTAGTTCCAACGTGATACGGCGATATCCATACCGACCTTGATGTTCATCAAAAATCTGCTGGATGACTTCTTTCACTTCACCATATTTATCTGGTCGATTCGCTTGTTTTACCCAGTAATAATAAGTACTCCGTGGAATACCGGCGATTTCAGCTAATTCTCTTACTTTAAATTCATGCCTTAACTCGTAGATTATTTGCGCTTTGTCTTGTGCTGTAACTTTTCCTTTTCTTGAATTAAGGCGTGTAACTTTTTTAAATAGGCAATCTCCATCCGTAAGCGCTCGTTTTCAGCTCTTAACGCTTCTTCTGTGCCTTCTGCCGGCTGATTATTTTGGGATTCTTTTTTCATGGATGGACGCCCCTTTTTCTTTGATTTAAGAGCGTCTATTCCTTGTGTTTCAACTAAATGCCTCCACTTCCAGACTGTACTTGGGGAAGGGATATTATAGACCGCAGAGGCTTCTTCGGTAGACACTCCTGTTTCGTTCATATAGTTTAGTACATCCATCTTAAACTCTGCCGAATAATTTGTATATGTTTTCTGAAAACCTGCCCATCCATGTTCTCGAAATGTGGCGATCCATCTTTGCAGCACTGACCTATTCACATTGTACAGTTGAGCAATGTGAATAATAGACTCTGTTCCTTCAAGATAGGCAGCTACAGCCTCTAATTTAGTTTCAAAAGAATATTTGGTCATAGAAAAAACTGCACCTCCAATTGTTAGACTGTGTCTAACAATTGGGGTGCAGTTCATCACCAGCTGTTCTTCTTTTTATCGCAGTCAACTATTGATGAAATAACAACATTAAAGCTTAACAGAGCGAGCCTTTCTGAAAGAAAGCAGGAAAAAGTAGAGCATTCCCGTTAAAGCCTTCAATTATGAATCGCTTTCTCAACGACAGCATCTTCTTTAATTCCAGTCAAAATGGGTTAAAATAGATAGTAAAGCAGTGAGAAAGAAAAGAGGGGAAAGGGAATGATGAGACCTACCATCTATGATGTAGCTAAAAAAGCAGGCGTGTCCATTTCTACTGTATCTAAAGTGCTTAATAATACTGGGAACCTGGCAGATAAAACAAGAAAAAAAGTGCAGGAAACGATGCAGGAATTAAATTATCAGCCCAGTGTTACGGCATCCGTAAAAAAGCGCATTCAAACGGTTGGGCTTTTAATACCGAGCATCGCCAACCCGTTTATGGCAGAAATAGCGCGCAGCATTGAAAACCATCTTAAGCGGCACGGTTACAGTCTGATGATTTGCAGCACAGACAATGACATTAAAAATGAATTGGAATACATTTCGATTCTAAAGCAAAAGTATACAGATGGCATCATTGTCGCAACAGGACTGAAAAAAGAGAAGTCTATCAAAGAGCTGATGAAAACGAATCTTCCGATGGCCTTGCTTTCAAGAGACGTTCCTTCTCTTGCGGTAGATACGGTGCTGGTGGATGATTATTTAGGCGGTTATGAAGCCACAAAACATTTAATTGATCTTGGACACGAAAAGATTGCGATGATCACAGAGGACGCCACCTATTCAGTCGTCCGATCAAGGGTTCAAGGCTATAGAAATGCGCTTGAAGAACACGGTTTACCGTATGATGAAAGCTTTGTTATACATAACAATATTTCCATTGATGAAGGAAAAGAGGCGATGTTGAGCCTATTAAAAAAACAGAGTCCGCCAACAGCCGTTTTTGCTTCTACGGAAGCATTGGCAATCGGGGCACTGCAGGGAGCACGCGGGTGGAATATACAAGTTCCAAATGAGCTATCGATTGTCGGATTTGATAATACCATTCTATCCACAATCTGTGAGCCGCCTTTAACAACGATTGCCCAGCCGATTGATGAGATGGGAAAAAAAGTAGTGGAGCTTCTTATTGAAGAAATTGAGAAAAAAAAGGAATCCAAACAGCGCGTCATCCTGTCTCCTAAATTGGTGGTGCGAAACTCTACAGCAAAGAAAAAAGAGAGTTAATATTTTACCTTTTTCTAAAGAACCAGGTCATGGTTCTTTTTTCTTTTATTGTTAAATTAGGGGAAAAGATTGAGTAAAGGGAGTGGGCAGGCTGAGCCAAATAGAAAAAATTTGAAAAACATTAAGGCAGGTGCTGTTAGTCAGCCTGCTTTCCCCCTTAGCCAATATATCTTCCAATAAGAAAACAAAGGGGCTAGTCAATCTCAATGATGGTTTCTGCTTGTTCTCTTTTTGGGATAATGACTCTCAGCAGTCCATGCTTAAATGTTGCTTTTACTTTGCCTGTTCCAGGCGAACAAGGGAGTGCCACAATTCTTTCGACTTTCTGTACGGATTGATTTTGAAGAATGATTTCATCTTTATCATTTTGGGCTGTAGTAGAAGTAATGTTTTCTACACTAATTTTTACCTGTCCGTTTCTTAGCATATAGATTTGTATCTGCTCTTTCCTGCAGTTCTTTAACTCTGCTTCAATGACCATATTTGAGCCCGTTTCATAGCAGGTCAAATCGGAAATTGGCTGGCTGAAATAATGGCCAACATACTTCATCGATTCATTAAAAAAGGAATCAAACGATTTGATTAAATCTCCGACTGAGCCTTGAAACAGGTCGGGAAGGTTTTTTTTATTGAAATCCAATGGTCTCTCTCCTTTGTCTTTTTTAACAAATTATGCGCAAGACTTCGGAAAGGAACTTAGTAAATCTTCATTTTTGTTAATGATAATAATGACGTCGATCGACTCCGTTATACTTCTGATTTCCTGACTTCATTACGCTAAACAGTCATTTGCTGCAGGCTAAAAATACACAGGTTGCATAAAAAAAACAGCCAAGTATGTACTTGGCTGCCGTTCAATAGGAGAGAGTTCAGGGGTATCATTGATTCCCGCGGCTTCTTAAATCAACACGTTTGATTTTTCCGGAATCCGTTTTTGGCAGGTGGTCAACGAACTCGATAAGCCTTGGATATTTATAAGGTGCTGTTATTTGTTTAACAAAGCTCTGCAGTTCCTTCACAAGTTCAGCGGAACCTTCAACTCCAGTTTGTAATACAATAAAAGCTTTCACGACATTCCCTCTAATTTCATCAGGGCTTGCAACAGCTGCACATTCCAGTACAGCAGGATGTTTCATTAAAGCATCTTCAATTTCAAAGGGGCCGATTGTATAACCGGAGCTGATAATGACATCATCACTTCTTCCCTGGAACCAGTAGAAGCCTTCTTCATCTTTGCTGGCGCGGTCTCCCGTTAAGAAATAATCTCCTGTATAGGAACTTTCCGTTTTTTGAGGGTCTTTATAATACATTTTAAAGAGTGCCGGCAATTCTTTCCGAATGGCGATATTGCCAATCTCTCCTGTTTGAACAGGAACACCATCCTCATCAACGATGTCAATCGTATCATTCAAGATCGGTTTGCCCATTGAGCCTATTTTATGTTCGGCACCCTGCAGCGTTCCGATTAAAAGTGTGCTTTCCGTTTGTCCATAGCCGTCCCTTATTTGGATGTTAAATGTATTTTTAAATACATCGATCACTTCCATGTTAAGGGCTTCTCCGGCAGAAACAGCACTTCTTAAGTTCGAAAGGTCGTATTGATTTAATCCTTCTGTTTTGGCCATCATTCGGTACTCAGTAGGCGTACAGCACAGCACGTTGATCTTTTGATCTTGAAGCAGCTTTAAGTATTTCTGAGGGGTGAACCTTCCCTGATAAACAAATCCGGTTGCACCTGAACCTAAAACCGAAAGGAAGGGGGACCATACCCATTTTTGCCAGCCTGGAGCAGCTGTTGCCCATACAGTATCCGATTCTTTAATATTAAGCCATTCCTCAGCAGCGATACGAATATGGGCATAACCCCAGCTGTGTGCATGAGCAACACCTTTTGGATTCCCGGTTGTGCCGGAAGTGTAAGCGAGAAAAGCAAGGTCGTCGCGTTTCGTGATTTGGTTGTCGAAGTTCTCAGAAGAAGAATCCATGATGCTATGAAGATCTGCCCACCCAGCCTTTGTTCCTCCAAAAGAAACCTTGCGTTCAAGATACGGAAGTTCTTCCTCAATGGCATCAATTTCATTTGTAAAATCAGCATAAGAAATCACCGCTTTGGCTTCAGAGTGGTTCAGCCGGTAAGCGATATCCTTGGCACGCAGCAGTTCAGAAGAAGGGATAATGACAAGTCCTGCTTTTAAACAAGCCATATAAATCACATAAGACTCAATTAAGCGAGTCGTCACGATCATGACACGGTCTCCCTTTTCCAAACCAAGATGGTTTAACCCATTCGCAAGCTTATTGGATTGTTTAATCAGCTCGTTATACGTGATCGTTTGAGTAGCTCCAGCTTCATTTTGATAAACGAGAGCCAGTTTATCCGAAGCATGCTTCTCAATTTCCTGCGTAATATTATAATTTTCCGGTGCCGTTAACTCCGTTTTATAATCATACATGTATAAAGGACCTCAATTCGTGTAAAGTTATCTCATCTCTATTATATTATACCTGGATTTAGTACCTGGCGCTAATAAATCGGACTGAACGAATCGGATCTAAAGAATTGAAATGGTATTGTATTCATACAAATAAGCCCCATTCCTTGAGCAAGGAATGGGGCTTATTCTTTCATTTGTAGAGTTCCAGGCTTTGTTGTTCTTTACCGATAGCTCACGAAAAATCAAATACGACTCCTGTTAATTCCTCGGACACATCCCATAGTTTCCTCATTGTCTTTTCATCATAGACTCCTTTGGCAGGCACTTCGATCGCAGGGTATCCTTTATGGTTTCCTCTTCCGTCGGGGCCGATGTATTCTCCGCCTTTCAATGTTTCTTTGGTCGCAGCATAAATGGTAGGTAAGGCTCCCATTTCCGGTGTCTGGAAAAACCGATAGAGCAGAGATTTCACGATTGGCTGCATGCGTTCCCCTCCGACCTTGAAAAGGTTCGTCGCACTAATCCCCGGGTGGCACGCTAGACTCATTGCATTTATTCCAGCTTGTTTCAGCCGGTTGTCGAATTCCTTTGCGAACAATAGGTTCGCAAGCTTGCTTTGACGGTAAAACTTCATTGCTTTGTAGCCTTTAGAGCCGTCCAGGTTACTAAAGTCGATGGCTGCTTTTCTATGTGCAATGCTGCTCAGCGTGACCACGCGGGCGGAAGGGGTCGCTTTTAGCAGCGGAAGCAAATGGCCGGTTAGGGCAAAGTGGCCCAAATGGTTTCCGCCAAACTGCAATTCAAATCCATCCTTCGTTTTTTGGTAGGGAGGGACCATCACGCCTGCATTATTAATCAGGATGTCGAGCTGGTCAAAACGCTCTTTGTACGCATCAGCGAATGTCTTTACGCTGGCAAGGTCCGCCAAATCCAGTGCCATAACGGAAACTTTTGCTCCTTCATGCTCTTTTTTAATATTTTGTACTGCTTCTTTTCCTTTTTCCTCGTTCCGAACCGCCAGTACGACGTCGGCACCTTGTGCTGTCAATGCTTTGGCAGCCTCAAAGCCTATTCCGCTGTTTGCTCCGGTAATAATCACTTTCTTTCCTTTTACGTCTTGTTTTCCCAAACCTATTCCTCCCGTTAACATGTTGTAAAAATCTATTAATCCAAAAAATGTGCCATTTCCTTCTCTGTTCTGTCCGATATGTAACAAATCGATACTGCCCTCGTTGCAGTTATTAAAATTAAGGACTATATGGGAAGAATCATATATAGGAATGCAAAAGAAAGCAAAGAAAATACCCGGTTTTTAAAAAGCAGGAGAAACTTTCTTGCTTTCTTAGGGTTACTGTCAGCGGTTGACAGATTTGTACATATCCGTTTTTACCTTGACAAAGCAATTAGATGATTGTAACATACATCCCGTACGATGTATCGTATTCGATGTATCGTATGGGATGATTTTTGGGAGGAAGATAGAAATGAGGGAAAGAGCTGAATTTATTCGTGAATCCATCGATTTTTTACATCGGTATATGATGAAAAGTATTCAAAAACATGCGGAGGAGCAGGGTGTCACCGTACCCCAGGCACGGGTTATAGCCGAAGTATTGGTAAATGAAGCAATCAGTATCAAACAGCTGACGCAAAACCTAAGAATGACTCAAAGTACTGTTTCGGATATTGTTGAACGGCTTACCGCAAAAGGAATTCTCATGAAAACCCCTAATCCTAAAGACAAACGGTCGGTAAACATTACCCTGACTGAGGAAACCCTGAAAGAAATAAATGAAGGTGCACCAGAACCCTTCAACCAGGCAGTAAGAGATGTATTAAATCTGTTAAAGCCAAATGAACAGGAGATCGTGGAGGAAGGAATGCGGTTATTCGTTTCAGCTGTTAAAGAAAAAATGGAGGCAGAAGGAATGGATCACTCAGAGTATTTTGATGTCCTGTTTTTCCCTCAAGATAACCCGTGGGGAAATAAAGATTCCAAATAAAACTAGGAGGAGATTAAAATAGCAAAGTATCTTTACAGGTTAGGACAATGGGCAGCCATACACCGGAAAAAAGTAGTTTTTAGCATGCTGGGAATTTTGCTTGTATTAGCGGCTCTTGCCTTGAACATGGGTTCCTCGTTTAATGAGGATCTGACCATTCCAAATACACCGGCAGACCGGGCAGGCAAAGTCATTAGTGAAGAATTTAAGGGAGCAGGAAGCCAAGGGGCCAAAGTACAAATCGTCTTTAAAGCGCCTGAAAATGAAACGCTGGAATCGGCAGAAGTACAACAAGTCATTACAGATACATTAAATGAAATCAAAAAAGACCCAGATGTCGCTTCTGTGGCAACACCGATGCAGCTTATGAATATAAGCGAAGATAAGAGGATCGGGTATGGAGAAGTAACGTTCAAAGTCAAAGCCGAAGAGGTAACAGAGGATTCTAAAAACAATATTTTAGACCACATTAAAACAACAAGGGATGCAGGCATTCAAACGGAGGTAAGAGGGGATAACCTGGCATTTTCTGAATCAGCGGCCCATTTTGCTGAGGCAGCTGGGATTGTGATTGCCTTTTTTGTACTGGCTGTTACCTTTGCATCGTTTGTCGCAGCTGGACTGCCGATTCTTACGGCTGTTCTAGGATTAGGCATCGGGCTGATTGGGATCGTGATAGGAACCAATTTTATCGACATCCAATCTGTTTCTATCTCCTTGGCGGCCATGCTGGGACTGGCAGTAGGAATCGATTACGCTTTATTTATCATGTCGCGCTTTAAAGAGCAGCTTGCCAAAGGATATTCTGTTCAGCAATCGATTGCCATAGCTAATGGAACAGCTGGGGGCGCCGTTGTATTTGCAGGAATTACGGTCGTTATTGGGCTTTTGGGATTGGCTGTTGCGCAGATTCCGTTTTTAACCATGATGGGAATCTCGGCAGCCGTCAGTATCCTGACAGCGGTTTTAGTATCCATCATCGTATTGCCGGCGATATTAGGCATGATCGGTCATAAAATTGGACCGTCTAAGGAAAATAAATTCCTGCAAAAGCTTACGGGAATGGATAAGAAAAAAGAAGGCTCAAGCAAATGGGGAGAATTTGTTACAAAGCGACCTTTAATAGTTTCCATCGTTGCGATTGCGCTGCTTGTAATCATTGCCGTTCCTATGTTCCATATGAATCTTGGGCTGCCTTCTGATGGGACAACGAAGTCAACAGAGACAACGGAAAGAAGAGCGTATGATTTGCTGACAGAAGCATATGACGAAGGATTTAATGCCTCGTTGGTAGTAGCAGCAAAAGCTGAAGAAGCAGACAGCAAAACGCCACAGACAGTGAATGAGATTGCAAAAGAATTGAGCGAGCTGTCTGGTGTTAAAAGTGTAACCCCGGCTTTTCCTGGACCTTCTGGAGAATTGTATGTAATGAATATTATACCAGAAACCGGACCGGATGACACAAAGACTAAGGATCTGGTAAAGACCATTCGAGAAAAATCTGAGCAGGCTGAAAAAGAAAACCAGATAGAACTGATGGTTACAGGCACGACAGCGATGAATATTGATATTGCACAAAAGCTAAATGATGCCCTGCCAATATTCGCCTCACTCATCGTAGGGCTTGCTTATGTACTCCTGGTTCTGGTATTTAGGTCTCTTTTAATCCCATTAAAAGCCGTATTAGGATTCCTGCTTTCCCTGGGTGCTACACTTGGATTTGTCGTATTTATCGTGCAGGATGGAAACTTGCTTGACCTCTTTGGTTTTCCAGCTTCAGGCCCGATCTTAGCGTTCCTGCCTGTTATCTTGATCGGAATCTTATTCGGGCTGGCAATGGATTACGAGATCTTCCTGGTCAGCAAAATGCGTGAAGTGTATGTTCATACAGGAGATCCCCGCAAAGCCATTTTAGATGGAATGCGCGACAGCGGCAGGGTCGTGACAGCAGCAGGATTGATCATGATGGCGGTATTCATCGGCTTTATGATGACGCCCGATGCGATGATTAAAGTAATGGGAATGGCCCTGGCGTTTGGTGTTCTCTTTGACGCGTTTGTTGTGAGAATGACCATCGTGCCTGCCGTTATGGCGTTAATGGGGAAATCAGCTTGGTATTTGCCAAAATGGCTGGATAAAATTTTGCCAAATATCGACGTTGAGGGAGAAACCATTATGAACCATATTGAAAAGAAAAATGAGAGAGCTGTTTAAATAGAAAAGCAGAAGTAAACTCGTCATTAAGTTAAAAATCCGCTGTCCTTTATGGAATAGCGGATTTTTTATTCAAGGGCTGAGTCATATTTCTATTGAACAAATGGTTACGAACGAACTTTCATTCAAGATATTGCTGATGCTGTCACTTTTGCCGGTAAGCTGCACATAGCTTTGCTTATGGTGCAGAAAAGAAAAAGCAATCTTATACAGGGAAGATCGCTTGTTGTGTTATTCAAGGTAATTAAATTAAGTTATTTCAGTTATAACATCATTTTCTTTTTGAATTCTGGATCGGAAGAAAGCTCTTTACGTTTATCGTAATATAAAAGGGTGCTTATTTCTTCCTGTGGCATGGCGGAAATATGTTTAGAAGTTACTTTAAAAATAAGATTTTGATCTTCTAGTTTTTCACAAAATCTCCGGTGCATTCCATTACGAATTTTGGCCGTAATAATCATGTTTGGAATCGAATTTAAAAACCCTCGGAAGGTCTCATCATCCATTCCTTTGTCCAGCAATTCTGAAGAAAGTTCATCGCACCAATTCAGAAGATCAATCAGTTCTCGTATGTTAGATGCTGCAAGGTATTTTTCCCAAAACTCGTTAACGTGTATCTCAATTGTTTTATTGTTCATAGAATCAGCAGATTAAGTAAAAATCCGCTTTCCTCCTTTTGTAAAAGTATTGGTGTAAATGTAAGACGCTATTATATGTCCATTTATTTCTTAAGTATATGTCGTTGAAAAAATAAAAATACTTACTTTTTAGGACAAATTGCGTACTGCTGGTTATTATTTCTGAAGAAAAGGTCGTGAACACTGCAAACATTACAATAAGTGACATGATTATGGCGGAATCTATAGTACTAATTCCTATAGTATTTATCGTTCATAATGACTAAATCTTTAATAGTAAACTATATGGTAATTGGGGAAATGCCAATAATAGTGTAAAGGGAATCGGCTAGGCGTCGGAGCTATCCGCCATTTTTAAGTGCCTTTATCCTTTTTCATCAACAGTTTCGGTATCCGATTATTATCTATTTGGCTACAAAAAAATGAGACAATGTGCAAAAAATCATAAAGAGGGAACAGCAGGTTGTTCACCAGCAGATCCATTAAATAAGAACAAGTCAAAAAGCAGTGATGTTGATATCACTGCTTTTTGACTTGTTTAGTTGTAACATAGCAGAAGATTATTCAAGTTCATCCTAAGCCTTCTTTACATTTGTTTTGTGTCTTACGCTTTTTTAATTAGCAGCTTTATTCAGGTTAGTGCTGGAAATCTCTTCGGAGCTTTGTTCTGTACGTTTGATAAAAAAGGACAAAACCAATGCGATAACCGCTATTCCGATAATGACCACATAAGCGTCGTTAATCCCCTGAATAGTGGCTTCTAACATCATTTGTTGTTGGGTTGCTCCGTTTCCGCCCGTAGACATCATGTCCGTTAGATGTGTTTTAGTGCGGTCTGTCATCACCGTTACAAGAAGGGAGGTGCCGACTGCACCTGCTACCTGCCTGATGGTATTGGAGATTGCGGTACCATGAGCACTCAAGCTTGCAGGCAGTTGATTTAAGCCAGCTGTTTGAATTGGCATCAGCATCAGTGCCATTCCAATACGACGGCCTGTAGACATAAGAATCAAGTATGTGTAGCTGGTTGAGTCTGTTAAATCAATAAAGCCAATCGTGGTAATGATGGTAATGATCAAACCGATAATAGAGAGCCATTTTGCTCCATACCGGTCAAACAGCCTGCCGGTAACAGGCATTAAGAAGCCCATCACAAGCGCACCAGGAAGAAGCAATAAACCAGACTCTAAAGCTGTGTAGCCGCGTGCACTCTGCAAGTACAATGGGAGCAGCATCATATCTGCATACATCACCATTGTAATCGCAATGTTGATGACGGTTGTCAGGGAGAACATATTGTATTTGAAGGCACGAAGATCCAGCAACGGACTCTGAGACGTTAACTGTCTCCATGTAAAAAGTCCAAGTGTAACGACCCCTACGGCAATAGAGAAGAGTACCTCACTGCTGGACCAGCCTTCGCTGCCAGCCCGGCTGAAGCCGTATAATAGCGTGCCAAACCCTATTGTTGAGAGGATGACACTGATCGTATCAATTTTCGTTATCA
The genomic region above belongs to Domibacillus sp. DTU_2020_1001157_1_SI_ALB_TIR_016 and contains:
- a CDS encoding oxidoreductase; translation: MGKQDVKGKKVIITGANSGIGFEAAKALTAQGADVVLAVRNEEKGKEAVQNIKKEHEGAKVSVMALDLADLASVKTFADAYKERFDQLDILINNAGVMVPPYQKTKDGFELQFGGNHLGHFALTGHLLPLLKATPSARVVTLSSIAHRKAAIDFSNLDGSKGYKAMKFYRQSKLANLLFAKEFDNRLKQAGINAMSLACHPGISATNLFKVGGERMQPIVKSLLYRFFQTPEMGALPTIYAATKETLKGGEYIGPDGRGNHKGYPAIEVPAKGVYDEKTMRKLWDVSEELTGVVFDFS
- a CDS encoding helix-turn-helix domain-containing protein, yielding MRERAEFIRESIDFLHRYMMKSIQKHAEEQGVTVPQARVIAEVLVNEAISIKQLTQNLRMTQSTVSDIVERLTAKGILMKTPNPKDKRSVNITLTEETLKEINEGAPEPFNQAVRDVLNLLKPNEQEIVEEGMRLFVSAVKEKMEAEGMDHSEYFDVLFFPQDNPWGNKDSK
- a CDS encoding MMPL family transporter, whose protein sequence is MAKYLYRLGQWAAIHRKKVVFSMLGILLVLAALALNMGSSFNEDLTIPNTPADRAGKVISEEFKGAGSQGAKVQIVFKAPENETLESAEVQQVITDTLNEIKKDPDVASVATPMQLMNISEDKRIGYGEVTFKVKAEEVTEDSKNNILDHIKTTRDAGIQTEVRGDNLAFSESAAHFAEAAGIVIAFFVLAVTFASFVAAGLPILTAVLGLGIGLIGIVIGTNFIDIQSVSISLAAMLGLAVGIDYALFIMSRFKEQLAKGYSVQQSIAIANGTAGGAVVFAGITVVIGLLGLAVAQIPFLTMMGISAAVSILTAVLVSIIVLPAILGMIGHKIGPSKENKFLQKLTGMDKKKEGSSKWGEFVTKRPLIVSIVAIALLVIIAVPMFHMNLGLPSDGTTKSTETTERRAYDLLTEAYDEGFNASLVVAAKAEEADSKTPQTVNEIAKELSELSGVKSVTPAFPGPSGELYVMNIIPETGPDDTKTKDLVKTIREKSEQAEKENQIELMVTGTTAMNIDIAQKLNDALPIFASLIVGLAYVLLVLVFRSLLIPLKAVLGFLLSLGATLGFVVFIVQDGNLLDLFGFPASGPILAFLPVILIGILFGLAMDYEIFLVSKMREVYVHTGDPRKAILDGMRDSGRVVTAAGLIMMAVFIGFMMTPDAMIKVMGMALAFGVLFDAFVVRMTIVPAVMALMGKSAWYLPKWLDKILPNIDVEGETIMNHIEKKNERAV
- a CDS encoding DHA2 family efflux MFS transporter permease subunit, whose protein sequence is MILGAFLATLNQTIMSVATPELMVDFHISAATAQWLTTGYMLVNGVLIPITAYLMQRFTTRQLFQASMLIFLAGTIVSAVATSFPVLLTGRMIQAAGAGIIMPLLMNVIFTLFPPNKRGAAMGMVGFAIIFAPAIGPTTAGYILENFKWEVMFYGMIPFALLVIICGFVYLKNISEQVITKIDTISVILSTIGFGTLLYGFSRAGSEGWSSSEVLFSIAVGVVTLGLFTWRQLTSQSPLLDLRAFKYNMFSLTTVINIAITMVMYADMMLLPLYLQSARGYTALESGLLLLPGALVMGFLMPVTGRLFDRYGAKWLSIIGLIITIITTIGFIDLTDSTSYTYLILMSTGRRIGMALMLMPIQTAGLNQLPASLSAHGTAISNTIRQVAGAVGTSLLVTVMTDRTKTHLTDMMSTGGNGATQQQMMLEATIQGINDAYVVIIGIAVIALVLSFFIKRTEQSSEEISSTNLNKAAN